Proteins encoded within one genomic window of Chlorobaculum sp. MV4-Y:
- a CDS encoding NAD(P)-dependent oxidoreductase: MLTSSAPAEFCTDTRNKRVFVVGATGYIGKFVVRELVARGYEVVSFARPRSGVNASTTEDETRRQLKGSEVRFGDVSNMESLLHNGIRGEHFDAVVSCLTSRNGGIKDSWNIDYQATRNSLDVGIAAGISQFVLLSAICVQKPMLEFQRAKLKFEKELRESGVTYSIVRPTAFFKSIAGQIEKVKNGKPYVMFGDGKLTACKPISEGDLARFIADCLEDPEKQNKILPIGGPGEPVTNLDQALMLFELLGREPKLKKMPIQIFDVIIPVLTLISKFLPSFAEKAEFARIGKYYCSESMLVWDPVAKRYDADATPSYGTETLRDFYQRVLKEGLAGQELGAHSMF, from the coding sequence ATGTTAACTTCGTCTGCACCGGCTGAATTTTGTACAGATACCCGGAACAAACGCGTGTTCGTGGTTGGAGCGACCGGGTACATCGGCAAATTCGTCGTGCGGGAGCTGGTTGCGAGAGGCTACGAGGTGGTCAGCTTTGCCCGCCCGCGCTCCGGCGTGAACGCTTCGACCACCGAGGATGAGACCCGTCGGCAACTTAAGGGTTCCGAGGTGCGCTTTGGCGATGTGTCGAACATGGAATCGCTCTTGCACAACGGCATCCGGGGCGAGCATTTCGATGCGGTCGTGTCGTGCCTGACCTCGCGTAATGGTGGCATAAAGGATTCCTGGAATATCGATTACCAGGCGACCCGCAATTCGCTCGACGTGGGCATTGCGGCAGGTATCAGCCAGTTCGTGCTGCTCTCGGCCATCTGCGTGCAGAAGCCGATGCTGGAGTTCCAGCGGGCCAAGCTGAAGTTCGAGAAGGAGCTGCGCGAGTCCGGCGTGACCTACTCTATCGTTAGGCCGACGGCGTTTTTCAAGTCGATTGCCGGGCAGATCGAGAAGGTGAAAAACGGCAAGCCTTATGTGATGTTTGGTGACGGCAAGCTCACTGCGTGCAAGCCGATCAGCGAGGGCGATCTGGCCCGTTTCATCGCCGACTGCCTCGAAGATCCGGAGAAGCAGAACAAGATTCTGCCCATCGGCGGGCCGGGGGAGCCGGTGACCAATCTCGATCAGGCACTCATGCTCTTCGAGCTGCTTGGCCGAGAACCTAAGCTCAAGAAGATGCCGATCCAGATTTTCGACGTGATTATTCCGGTGCTGACGCTGATCTCGAAGTTTCTGCCGTCATTTGCCGAAAAGGCTGAGTTCGCGCGCATCGGCAAGTACTACTGCTCCGAGTCGATGCTGGTGTGGGATCCCGTCGCGAAGCGCTACGACGCCGACGCCACCCCCTCGTACGGCACCGAAACCCTGCGTGACTTCTACCAGCGCGTACTCAAAGAGGGTCTCGCAGGCCAGGAACTCGGCGCGCATTCGATGTTCTGA
- a CDS encoding SRPBCC family protein: MHHRITTLRCLFMAIAAIYGSLVLFPAKASCRNDEKLDVPARALQSDNDHRGITVQTSDLDDGVTGVVGKVYIEASPKRVWSAITDYNNHKSFVPKLIDSGLISDNGRKQVMFERGKTGILLFKKTVYIKLRLQGEYPKRLDFHQIDGDFKVYEGDWLIEHAPDGKGTILTFRAKIKPDFFAPAMFVRKVQQNDLPMVLAAMKKRAESAEGTLQVARTSSPKHPTQPSGDSTIAD; the protein is encoded by the coding sequence GTGCACCACAGGATCACGACACTGCGTTGCCTCTTCATGGCCATTGCCGCCATATATGGTTCTCTCGTTCTCTTTCCGGCAAAGGCTTCGTGCCGGAACGACGAAAAGCTTGATGTTCCCGCCCGGGCGCTACAGTCCGATAATGATCATCGAGGTATTACGGTACAGACATCGGATCTTGATGACGGAGTTACCGGAGTGGTCGGTAAAGTCTATATCGAAGCCTCACCCAAGCGCGTCTGGTCGGCCATAACCGATTACAACAATCACAAATCTTTTGTCCCCAAACTGATAGACAGCGGCCTGATTTCAGATAACGGGCGCAAGCAGGTTATGTTTGAACGGGGAAAAACCGGCATTCTGCTCTTCAAAAAAACAGTCTATATCAAACTGCGCCTTCAGGGGGAGTATCCAAAACGACTTGATTTCCATCAGATAGATGGCGATTTCAAGGTGTACGAAGGCGACTGGCTCATCGAGCATGCTCCCGACGGCAAGGGGACCATCCTGACCTTCAGGGCAAAGATCAAACCTGACTTCTTCGCGCCAGCAATGTTTGTGCGCAAGGTTCAGCAGAATGATCTGCCGATGGTGCTCGCCGCTATGAAAAAGCGCGCCGAGTCGGCTGAAGGCACGCTGCAAGTAGCGCGCACCTCCAGCCCGAAGCACCCCACGCAGCCATCTGGTGATTCCACCATCGCAGACTGA
- a CDS encoding DUF2461 domain-containing protein, with protein sequence MITQPTLDFLAELKANNNREWFEANRPRYEQASADFFDTVAQFIQSLASFDSDIAEVMPDPKSCIMRIYRDVRFSKDKTPYKTGLFAYVSKGGRKGPLAGYYLHLEPGNSFAGGGLYMPEAPVLARTREAIETGFDEWDAIVTAPELLAAFPDGVLPSGALKRAPKGYDETSPAIEWLRYKRYYTQRFFEDGEVLDERFVEQLGNCCRAVMPMVAFLNKAIESDTP encoded by the coding sequence ATGATTACGCAACCGACGCTTGATTTCCTCGCGGAACTCAAAGCCAACAACAATCGTGAGTGGTTCGAGGCGAACCGTCCGCGCTACGAGCAGGCTTCCGCCGACTTCTTCGACACGGTCGCGCAGTTTATTCAGTCACTTGCGAGTTTTGACTCCGATATCGCCGAGGTGATGCCCGATCCGAAATCCTGCATCATGCGGATATACCGTGATGTGCGATTCTCAAAGGACAAGACGCCATACAAAACCGGCTTGTTCGCTTACGTCAGCAAGGGTGGGAGGAAGGGCCCACTGGCGGGCTACTACCTCCATCTCGAACCCGGCAACTCGTTTGCTGGAGGAGGGCTTTACATGCCCGAAGCGCCGGTGCTTGCCCGGACCCGCGAGGCCATTGAAACCGGCTTTGACGAGTGGGACGCTATTGTGACCGCCCCCGAACTGCTCGCTGCTTTTCCGGATGGCGTGTTGCCATCGGGCGCGCTCAAACGTGCTCCGAAAGGATATGATGAAACCAGCCCCGCCATCGAGTGGCTGCGCTACAAAAGGTATTACACCCAACGCTTTTTCGAAGACGGGGAAGTGCTGGATGAACGGTTTGTGGAACAGCTTGGCAACTGCTGCCGTGCGGTCATGCCGATGGTTGCGTTCCTCAACAAAGCAATAGAGTCAGACACCCCGTAA
- the recC gene encoding exodeoxyribonuclease V subunit gamma has product MLEIYTGNRLETLVSAFGEMAAATPLASPFEREWIVVQSRGMQRWLSMRLAAQFGVWAGAEYPFPNALIQRLFEWLELAEKTDGERFSKETISWGLMRLLPGLLERDSFAPLRAYLDGDRDGLKLFQLCSRIGDTFDQYTLFRPDMLAAWEAGGEDVVLDWQPELWRALVAESSGKHRGQLQAEFLRKARTAQLPDDFPKRISLFGVSYMPPFHVKMLQALAARIPVNLFLLSPTQEFWTDIVSRRRLFRMSESERSLSMEGNPLLASLGKSGREFAELLLDVGEVEDEYDLYDDPGTATLLRALQSDMLNLRGDGTEERHPAPEASDRSVQVYSCHNPLREVEVLHDNLLDLLDSLPGLEPRDIVVMTPDIETYAPYIATVFGASGDGEQRLPHSIADRRMLDEGGVAPAMLKLLELYGSRHTAPALFDLLSSSPVSRRFRLDEEELDSVRRWIEETRIRWGMDERSRSSLGLPPFRENSWRAGLERLLLGYAMPDEGQLFDGVLPFEVASDAETLGKLVDFIDAVDQLSKRFSCPRPLGEWREHFLWMLENFIEADADSERELAHVKAEIDSLTALAEHSRFDGDVSAQVMIVWLRGRLEQFEMGLGFMTGGITFCAMLPMRSIPFRVVAMIGMSDGAFPRQERPPGFDLLAREPRKGDRSVRGDDRYLFLESILSARDVLYLSYVGQSMKDNSELPPSVLVSELLDAIERGFDFPEGENAASRLVVQHRLQGFSPVYFTPGSGFFSYSADNFRALAGRNSLAARAFIEEPLDALSDDERTITLDDLARFFANPAAYFLERRLGLKPSSAAEPLGEREPFEAVGLERYEMRQELLEAVLERGDGRAMLPIFRSRGLLPPATHGELLFRKILAEVEEFAAKVQELRGGGAFSQLDINLDLAGFRLTGKLDHLLPTGQLLYRCARMRAQDRLRSWLLHLAQNAVNEDARRETRIVTLDRAIRYRPVEGATERLEALLDLYREGLAEPIPFFPRTSLAWAEKADKPEADRRKAALGQWLDGFGGIEGEGSDPAIRRCFGEEPPFGERFAQIADELLQPMIEHGGKG; this is encoded by the coding sequence GTGCTTGAAATCTACACCGGCAACCGGCTCGAAACGCTCGTTTCGGCGTTTGGCGAGATGGCCGCAGCCACGCCGCTCGCCTCGCCGTTCGAGCGCGAGTGGATCGTGGTGCAGAGCCGGGGAATGCAGCGGTGGCTGTCGATGCGGCTCGCCGCGCAGTTTGGCGTCTGGGCCGGGGCGGAGTATCCGTTCCCGAATGCGCTGATCCAGAGGCTTTTCGAGTGGCTTGAGCTGGCGGAAAAAACGGACGGCGAGCGCTTCTCGAAAGAGACGATCTCTTGGGGCCTGATGCGCCTCTTGCCGGGTCTGCTCGAACGCGACTCGTTCGCGCCACTCCGCGCCTATCTCGATGGCGACCGTGACGGACTGAAACTTTTCCAACTCTGCAGCAGGATTGGTGACACCTTCGACCAGTACACCCTCTTCCGCCCTGACATGCTCGCCGCGTGGGAGGCGGGCGGCGAGGACGTCGTGCTGGATTGGCAGCCGGAGCTGTGGAGGGCGCTCGTAGCGGAGAGTTCAGGAAAACATCGAGGCCAGCTCCAGGCAGAGTTTCTCAGGAAGGCGAGGACTGCCCAGCTGCCCGACGATTTTCCGAAGCGCATTTCGCTCTTCGGCGTCTCCTACATGCCGCCGTTTCACGTCAAAATGCTTCAGGCGCTCGCTGCGCGAATTCCGGTGAACCTGTTCCTGTTGAGTCCGACGCAGGAGTTCTGGACGGACATCGTTTCGCGGCGGCGGCTCTTCCGCATGAGCGAAAGCGAGCGGTCGCTGAGCATGGAGGGCAATCCGCTGCTCGCCTCGCTCGGCAAGAGCGGTCGCGAATTTGCCGAACTGCTGCTCGACGTGGGCGAGGTCGAGGACGAGTACGATCTCTACGACGACCCCGGCACGGCGACGCTGCTCCGCGCGTTGCAGTCCGACATGCTTAATCTGCGCGGCGATGGCACCGAGGAGCGGCATCCGGCTCCCGAGGCAAGCGACCGCTCGGTGCAGGTGTACTCGTGCCACAACCCGCTGCGCGAGGTCGAGGTGCTGCATGACAATCTGCTTGACCTGCTCGACAGCCTGCCCGGCCTCGAACCGCGCGACATCGTGGTGATGACGCCCGACATTGAGACCTACGCGCCCTACATCGCCACCGTGTTCGGCGCGAGCGGGGACGGGGAGCAGCGCCTGCCGCACTCCATCGCCGACCGCCGGATGCTCGACGAGGGCGGCGTCGCTCCGGCGATGCTCAAGCTGCTGGAGTTGTACGGTAGCCGTCACACCGCGCCCGCGCTCTTCGACTTGCTTTCGTCGTCGCCGGTGAGCCGCCGCTTCCGGCTCGACGAGGAGGAACTCGACTCGGTGCGGCGCTGGATCGAAGAGACGCGCATCCGCTGGGGCATGGACGAGCGTTCGCGAAGCAGTCTTGGCCTGCCCCCGTTCCGGGAGAACTCGTGGCGAGCCGGGCTGGAGCGGCTTTTGCTTGGCTACGCAATGCCGGATGAGGGGCAATTGTTCGATGGCGTGCTGCCCTTTGAGGTCGCGAGCGATGCTGAAACGCTCGGCAAGCTTGTCGATTTCATTGATGCCGTCGATCAGCTTTCGAAGCGCTTCAGTTGCCCGCGCCCGCTTGGCGAGTGGCGGGAGCACTTCCTCTGGATGCTCGAAAACTTCATCGAAGCCGATGCCGATTCGGAGCGCGAGCTGGCGCACGTCAAGGCGGAGATCGACAGTCTCACCGCGCTGGCCGAACACTCCCGATTCGACGGTGATGTCTCGGCGCAGGTGATGATCGTTTGGCTGCGCGGGCGGCTCGAACAGTTCGAGATGGGCCTCGGCTTTATGACCGGCGGCATCACCTTCTGCGCGATGTTGCCGATGCGCAGCATTCCGTTCCGGGTCGTGGCGATGATCGGTATGAGCGACGGCGCATTCCCGCGCCAAGAGCGGCCACCAGGCTTCGACCTGCTCGCCCGCGAGCCGCGCAAGGGCGACCGCTCCGTGCGCGGCGACGACCGCTACCTGTTTCTCGAATCAATCCTCTCGGCCCGCGATGTGCTCTATCTGAGTTACGTCGGCCAGAGCATGAAGGATAATAGCGAACTGCCACCATCGGTGCTGGTGAGCGAGCTGCTCGACGCCATCGAGCGCGGCTTCGATTTCCCGGAGGGCGAAAATGCCGCATCGCGCCTTGTCGTGCAGCATCGCCTCCAGGGCTTCAGCCCGGTTTACTTCACGCCTGGCTCCGGCTTTTTCAGCTACTCGGCGGACAACTTCCGGGCGCTCGCGGGGCGCAATTCACTCGCCGCCAGAGCGTTTATCGAAGAGCCGCTCGACGCTCTCAGCGACGATGAGCGGACGATCACGCTCGATGATCTCGCCCGCTTTTTCGCCAACCCGGCGGCGTACTTTCTCGAAAGGCGTCTCGGCCTGAAACCGTCGTCAGCGGCGGAACCGCTCGGCGAGCGCGAGCCGTTCGAGGCGGTCGGACTCGAACGCTACGAAATGCGCCAAGAGCTGCTCGAAGCGGTACTCGAACGCGGCGACGGGCGAGCGATGCTGCCGATCTTCCGGTCGCGCGGATTGCTGCCGCCAGCGACGCACGGCGAGCTGCTCTTCCGAAAGATTCTGGCCGAGGTCGAAGAGTTCGCCGCTAAAGTGCAGGAGCTGAGGGGCGGCGGCGCCTTCAGCCAGCTCGACATCAATCTCGATCTCGCCGGCTTCCGCCTCACCGGAAAACTCGACCACCTCCTGCCGACCGGCCAGCTCCTCTATCGATGCGCGAGAATGCGCGCGCAGGATCGTCTCCGTTCGTGGCTCCTGCACCTCGCGCAAAATGCGGTCAATGAGGACGCAAGGCGCGAAACGCGCATCGTCACGCTCGACCGCGCGATCCGCTATCGACCCGTCGAAGGCGCAACCGAACGACTCGAAGCGCTGCTCGACCTCTACCGCGAAGGGCTTGCCGAGCCGATTCCATTTTTCCCGCGCACCTCGCTCGCCTGGGCCGAAAAAGCCGACAAGCCCGAAGCCGACCGGCGCAAAGCCGCGCTCGGCCAGTGGCTCGACGGCTTCGGCGGAATCGAAGGCGAGGGAAGCGACCCCGCCATCCGACGCTGTTTCGGCGAAGAACCGCCCTTCGGCGAGCGCTTCGCACAGATCGCGGACGAGCTGCTCCAGCCAATGATCGAGCACGGAGGGAAAGGATGA
- a CDS encoding YecA family protein, giving the protein MLQSERAHQPLSEEELNMLEAFLASADSPEECMNSLEMIDGYLTAIVIGPEVVPEHRWIKYMLDPENLRENLFNSPEDEARITDLLNRHVNAIDAQFESDPEGFLPIYEMFSYSEEEERQIAIEEWALGFILGMELSHEAWQPLFSDESTAMLAGPLFVLGKVTEDYDTMSQEEKDQMVDMLDESIIGIYAFWQQQTEGEKGE; this is encoded by the coding sequence ATGCTTCAATCTGAACGAGCTCATCAACCGCTCTCCGAAGAGGAGCTGAACATGCTCGAAGCGTTCCTGGCCTCCGCGGATTCTCCAGAGGAGTGCATGAACTCACTCGAAATGATCGACGGCTACCTTACCGCCATTGTCATCGGGCCGGAGGTTGTCCCTGAACACCGGTGGATCAAGTACATGCTCGATCCCGAAAATCTGCGGGAAAATCTCTTCAACTCGCCGGAAGACGAAGCGCGGATCACCGATTTGCTGAATCGCCACGTTAACGCTATCGACGCCCAGTTTGAAAGCGACCCGGAAGGATTCCTGCCGATCTATGAAATGTTCAGCTACTCCGAAGAGGAGGAGCGCCAGATCGCCATCGAGGAGTGGGCGCTCGGCTTTATTCTCGGCATGGAGCTGAGCCACGAAGCCTGGCAGCCGCTGTTCTCCGATGAATCAACGGCCATGCTTGCCGGGCCGCTTTTCGTGCTTGGCAAGGTTACGGAAGATTACGACACCATGTCTCAAGAGGAGAAGGATCAGATGGTTGACATGCTTGACGAATCGATCATTGGCATCTACGCTTTCTGGCAGCAGCAGACTGAAGGAGAAAAAGGAGAGTGA
- a CDS encoding HTH domain-containing protein codes for MDAKTTILEVLKKEGEPMSAGQIAEKSGLDRKEVDKAMKSLKEEELIVSPKRCYWTPKA; via the coding sequence ATGGACGCGAAAACCACCATTCTCGAAGTGCTGAAAAAAGAGGGCGAGCCGATGAGCGCCGGCCAAATCGCCGAAAAGAGCGGACTTGACCGCAAAGAGGTGGACAAGGCGATGAAAAGTCTCAAAGAAGAGGAGCTGATCGTTTCGCCGAAACGCTGCTACTGGACCCCCAAAGCTTGA